One Fictibacillus halophilus genomic window, CCGTAATTGAACTCTGACCTCGCTTAATCTGGCCTTTTCCATTAACAAGCATCGCATTATGTCCAACAGTCCCTAATGTAAAGTCACGTCTGGGTCCTGGTACGTAATCTTGATAACCTGGGTTAGTTATCAACCATTCACCTGATACATTTATACTCAAGTTATTTTGATCGAAGTGGTTGTGGTCACGTTCAGACGGACTCGATGTGAACCCGAGCATATGCGTATTTTCTTTCCATCCCGAACGAATAGAAGCCCAACCAATGGATTGAAAGACTTTTGAGGTTGGAAAATCGAGCACTTCATCTGGTGACACCGTTAATGAATCTTGTTTTTTATAATGAAAAAGCAAATCTTCCGACCAAGAGCCGTAACTCTGTACATAGTCGTGCAGTATCGGATCATCACACGTCTCAGATAAAAAAATCAGCAGACTTGTTAGATCTAGGTTGTGATAGGAATCAGAAAAATTGGCAAAAGTAGCACGGTTTCCACACCCTTGAAAATAGATAATCTGATTTAAAATTTCTTGAGTCAAATAGGGATGCTGTATGAGTGAAGCCCCAGTTATTCGATAATTTGCGTATAATGCAGAAACGATGTGTTGAAGAGCAACCGTATCATAGTGCAGCCCTTCTGATTCTTTGCGATCAAGCTTGCTCTCTAAGTAATAGGCTAAGTAACGACTGGATTCTTTTTGGAATACTTCGGTCTCTTCTCGACGGCCATGAAGCGTCAAGGAAGCGATCATCATAGCAGACATTCCTGCAACAAAAATATTGTGTTGATCTACAGCCCCAAAAAGCTGTTTTAATGGTTGTAATCCCTTTTCGATCAGTGCCTCTTCTACAATTTCCACCTCATCTGGAGTTAGCTCTGAATAAAGAAGATCATAAGAATAGGACACCGCCATCGTGAATATAGGAAGACTCAAACTCCACAGAGCACCTTTATCAGGAAACTCATACCACCTTGTGAACTTACAAAGTGCTATAAGTAATTCTTTTGCTTTGTCTTTGTAGGATTTTCTATTGGTAAGACAGAATGCTTTTGTTAATGTTTCTAATCTAGATTTAATTTGAAGTGAGACTTGGGTCCAAAACGGATACTCCTTGTATCCAGGAGGATTCATCAGGTTTAAGATGTCCTTGATCTGCAGTGGGTGATTCATCGTGATGATTGAAGGCGCATTCGGGTATGTAATCGTTATTTTTTGTTCGTTTTTATAGAGATTCGCTCTTTGGATCAAATGATCTCCAATCTGCTTATAATGGCTGTTGGCTGCATGAGGTTTGGTGTTATCTACACGATCACGAATCATGTTCAGGTCAGCTTCAGTAAAGAATAAACGCGGACTTGTAAGTTGATTGATCATGTTACACACCTCCTTGTAGACGTGTATTTTACTTGTATACGAAAAGGTATAGAAAAAGGCAATGAAGGGGGTAACATTGCCTTATTTCACGTTCATCACGGACTTATTCTCTAAAAGATCTTGCACTCTTTCGCAAACATCATCTACTCTTTCCATATTTGCCCATAGCAGATGGAGTTCGTATTGAATGCTGATGATCTCATCCTGAGTAAGTCCAAAATCTTTAACGGGTACCGCATGTTCCATCGACTTCAAGAACACATGATAATTTTCGGGGTGATTGTCTTTGTTCATGATATCCTCATTGGCAGCAATTCTACACGAAGCAGGAATGGTGCACATATTCTGCTTAATCACCATCTGCGCTTCATCACTTACCATAAAATCAACCAATGATCTTGCTACTTCTTTATAGGCACTATCTGAGTTAATGCCTAATCCTCCGCCCAACAGCAGTGTTGCGGGCTCCTTTTGCTTAGGAAGCTGCATGACATCCCAGTCAAATCCACAATCCTTAAACTCATTCATAAAGTAATACGTCGTTAGAATCATTGCCGCACGTTTTTTCATGAAAAGATCTTCCGCCAGCTGATTGCTTCCGTGCGTGAAAACAGGAGAAACTTTATGCTTATACATGAGGTCCACACAATATTGAAGAGCTTCTTTATTGGCTTTTTGGTTCATGATGGATTCTCCATCTTTTCTAAATCCGCCTCCGTTCTGCAACAAGAATACCGGCCATCTGTTAGGGGCAGAAGAAAAACAAAATCCAAATGTTTCTACAATGCTGTCGTTATTAACAACCGTGCTGTCTTTAGATACTTGCAGCAGCTGATTCCAAGACTTGATGTTCGATTCAGATTTTTTTATAAGGTCTTTGTTATAACAGATCACAACAGGAGAAAACACAAAAGGTACAGCTTTTTGTTTATTTTGATGTGTAAACATTCTCGAGACTGCCGAGTATGTCTTAAAGTTTTTAGGTGTGTGTTCTTCAAGGTAACGTGTACCATTCAGTTCTGTAACGTCACGAAAGTGGTGATCTGATAGAATAAAAACATCCGGTCCGTTCCCTGTTTTTATAGCTGAAAGAATGGTTTTAGCGTAACTATCGTTTGGATAGATCTCTAATTCTACCTTCACAAAAGGATTTTTTTGTTCAAACATCTTAATGATCTTTTTTACAACGTCGATCTCATAGGATGTGGAGAACCAAGCTAACTTAATGCTTTGTTTGTTCTGATTCTCTTGAAAAACAACACGATTCCCCTTACCCGGAATCTTCTCGATCAATCCTTCCTCAACAAGCTCAGCCAATCCTTTGCGAATGGACACTCTGCTCAGTTCAAACTGTTGAGACAACGTGTTCTCTGGCAGAATAAACTCCCCACGCTTAATCTTTCCACTTAAAATTTCATTACGTAGCTTTCTTAAAAAGTGTTGAAATTTTTCTTGGAAATCATCTTTTTTTCTTAGCAATATGATTCTCTCCAGACATTAATTATTGGCGTTAAGATGTTTTTCCAAAAATTCATACGCCAGCCTTCTTATAGAAGCAGGAAAATCGTGCCCACCATTCCCGCATAGATGAATAAATTGATCACTTGCACCTAACCATTCGTAAAGATCGTTAATCTGCTTCATCCCTTCCATCGCAGGTTCATAATGCGGAAAGATAGGATCGTTAAACGACATCCAATTAAAAAATGGAATCGGTGCTACTAATGAAGCAATCTCATGAAACTCAAACGGTACAAACCCTTTATTTATATCCTCACTAAGTCTTGGGATGTGAGAAAACCATTCCCTTTGACCCCAGCGGTGAATTTCTAAGTCTGCTTTAAAGGTTGCAAACCCACAGCTGGAAACCACACAGCTTATTCGGTCATCCAACCCTGCAAGAAAACAAGCGTTATAACCACCTAACGAGTGCCCAATTACGCCTACTCTTTTTGACTGATTCCGACTCAACTGTTGAAGTAAGCTGATACCATGCATATGATCAGACACCATTTTACCAACCGCGGTTCGGTCGGGGTTCTTCTCGTAAAAAGATTTTGTGTGGTACGGCCTTGCTCCTTTTTCCAGCCGCTCTCCTGCGGTGATCGTGTCTGGTGCAAGGACGATAAACCCTCGCTTTACTAGTTCAAGTGCATACTGACGATTTTCTCTACCATATTCTGTGGCGATATCATTTTTTCCTTTTTCGTCTGTAGAGTGTAGCGCGAGAACTGCCGGTGCCGTTTGAACACCATTTTGAGGTAACAACAAGAGAGCTGTAACAGCATCACCGTCTATCGTGTGATACCTCAGTAATTGTTCGATATAACCTTGTTTTTCCGAGATCTTTATTGTTTCATAACCTATTTTGCCACTAGGAATAGTCAATCTACCTAAATAAGAAGTCCAGATTTGTTTGATCTTTGACCTTTTCTCTTCCCAGTCTTTCTTTGTGAAATGATGCTCTATCAACTTAGGAAGCGGACTCTGATTTAGATCACTCAATCTATACATGGAACTTCCTCTTCTAAAAGCAATGCATGAAGTTCCGCTCTGCTTGTATAATAAAGCTGATTCTTTATTATGGCTCCGCCCATTGTGGCTTCAAGCTGCAGATGCTGCAGAACTCCAATCTGTTCATTCTTAACCTTTAAAAGCGCTTTTGAAAAAATGAAGTATAAGATATCACCTTGTTGGACCATTCCTTCTCTTACAATTACACCATAGGATTTTAAATCTGTACGAGAGATCTCTTCTTTTTTATTTAAGTCCCAGACGATATAGAGCGAACATCCCGTGACAAGATGCAGCATCCCTTTTTTATCGATCGCTAGCTGCTTAATCTCTCGTACTCGTTCAAATGAGTGAACTTCCACCTTCTTTTTCTTCTTTATATCCAGAACCAGGAGATGAGCATTTTGTGATATCGGCTTTGCCCCACCAGGGGTCTCAATACTCGTTCCCGCAGCCACTAGGTCTTCCGTATAGGAAGCTAGAGAAACAACGCTTTCACCTACTACCAACTCTTCGTTATTCCAAACATCCATCTCTTCGGTTGTTGGATCTAGTACAGCAAGACCTCCACCCAAGACACCATAAGCACCGAATCCACCGAATATGAGCTTAGAGTTGTCGTTCATCGTCACAGCAGCTCGAGGGCGGTAGATTTCTGGGACGGAAGATAGATAATCCACTTTTAGTCCTTCTTCATGCTGGGAAATCTTATGAATATGACCTCCAGCGTAAGCTGCTCCATATAAAGAATCTCCCCATTCGGTATAGGCGCAAATATTACCTCCACCACCATACTGAACGATTTCTTTTGGATAAACGCGATAATCAGTTTGATACGTATAGAGTCTGAGCGGATGATTGGATGTGCCAATGATTGCGCCGTTCCATTGTGCTATCGGTGAAAGATCAGCACCTTTTGACTGATAGTTTAGCGGAATATCAGAACCGTTAATTGTACACGTTTGATCAGGTAAGCTGTACGTTATTTCACCTTGAAACCGATTTGAATGATTTATACGATGAAACCCTGCTCCTTGTACACTCTGTATTAATTCGACAGGCTGATCAATAGATTTACATCTTCCATCGATAAGAGAGTACCAATTTTCTTCATCATCCCTATCTTTTTTTCCAAAGACTTCACCAGTTACAGTCTCGCATACATAACCATATCCAGATGTTCTTTCCTCATCTTTAAGGAAAGAAACCTTCTCACTCTTTTCGCGATGAAAGGCTATGATGTCTTTCCGATGTGTTCCAATTCCCGCATAGATCCAGCCTTTATTACATACCGCCATTGTTCCCGTG contains:
- a CDS encoding heparinase II/III domain-containing protein, producing MINQLTSPRLFFTEADLNMIRDRVDNTKPHAANSHYKQIGDHLIQRANLYKNEQKITITYPNAPSIITMNHPLQIKDILNLMNPPGYKEYPFWTQVSLQIKSRLETLTKAFCLTNRKSYKDKAKELLIALCKFTRWYEFPDKGALWSLSLPIFTMAVSYSYDLLYSELTPDEVEIVEEALIEKGLQPLKQLFGAVDQHNIFVAGMSAMMIASLTLHGRREETEVFQKESSRYLAYYLESKLDRKESEGLHYDTVALQHIVSALYANYRITGASLIQHPYLTQEILNQIIYFQGCGNRATFANFSDSYHNLDLTSLLIFLSETCDDPILHDYVQSYGSWSEDLLFHYKKQDSLTVSPDEVLDFPTSKVFQSIGWASIRSGWKENTHMLGFTSSPSERDHNHFDQNNLSINVSGEWLITNPGYQDYVPGPRRDFTLGTVGHNAMLVNGKGQIKRGQSSITEAFISPFYQYVKGTAIDVYEKHLVWNRKIFHIDQSQYIVIDDVDSGEILDLSFLFHSLGHWTDQKKNSYRVYGDHHGLDLQILHPQSASAELKTYPGAEAYGKYTDITVKSNEGPTITWIRPLYGTVEEPTHSFIHLPVSCQTARLLERKTADFPYAYFHSEKINERIEFTFSCEEEGAYFVYYRPYMSAKQGKYEVIVNGRTAATIDGYHEFDVQGSIHDLGRLYLKKGNNSILFIVIEKNEASSNYHMAVSELFIKKEPIHVVDSFQNHSPQPKVVRTDEYVSLKWQEILQSHFFFANLSNCLLTSSSGSVTDAQYLYEDPIRWSCTNGSYLIHREFWLLSQEQCCFSVEKKNSSVTVWITSTAQQELHIVVHGVVQSVTVNESLIEHTMSSELSLVIDKGEHKIQVNL
- a CDS encoding extracellular solute-binding protein, which translates into the protein MLRKKDDFQEKFQHFLRKLRNEILSGKIKRGEFILPENTLSQQFELSRVSIRKGLAELVEEGLIEKIPGKGNRVVFQENQNKQSIKLAWFSTSYEIDVVKKIIKMFEQKNPFVKVELEIYPNDSYAKTILSAIKTGNGPDVFILSDHHFRDVTELNGTRYLEEHTPKNFKTYSAVSRMFTHQNKQKAVPFVFSPVVICYNKDLIKKSESNIKSWNQLLQVSKDSTVVNNDSIVETFGFCFSSAPNRWPVFLLQNGGGFRKDGESIMNQKANKEALQYCVDLMYKHKVSPVFTHGSNQLAEDLFMKKRAAMILTTYYFMNEFKDCGFDWDVMQLPKQKEPATLLLGGGLGINSDSAYKEVARSLVDFMVSDEAQMVIKQNMCTIPASCRIAANEDIMNKDNHPENYHVFLKSMEHAVPVKDFGLTQDEIISIQYELHLLWANMERVDDVCERVQDLLENKSVMNVK
- a CDS encoding alpha/beta hydrolase family protein, whose product is MYRLSDLNQSPLPKLIEHHFTKKDWEEKRSKIKQIWTSYLGRLTIPSGKIGYETIKISEKQGYIEQLLRYHTIDGDAVTALLLLPQNGVQTAPAVLALHSTDEKGKNDIATEYGRENRQYALELVKRGFIVLAPDTITAGERLEKGARPYHTKSFYEKNPDRTAVGKMVSDHMHGISLLQQLSRNQSKRVGVIGHSLGGYNACFLAGLDDRISCVVSSCGFATFKADLEIHRWGQREWFSHIPRLSEDINKGFVPFEFHEIASLVAPIPFFNWMSFNDPIFPHYEPAMEGMKQINDLYEWLGASDQFIHLCGNGGHDFPASIRRLAYEFLEKHLNANN